One Prodigiosinella aquatilis DNA window includes the following coding sequences:
- a CDS encoding KTSC domain-containing protein: protein MQRKRVSSTELFSVGYDPETSTLEIEFLNGSLYQYKGVARMIYEELMSTSAKNRYYTRYVKNSFPYEKIQ, encoded by the coding sequence TTGCAACGCAAACGTGTTTCATCAACAGAACTGTTCTCCGTGGGATATGATCCGGAAACCAGCACACTGGAGATAGAGTTTCTCAACGGAAGCTTGTATCAGTATAAAGGCGTGGCGCGCATGATTTATGAAGAACTCATGTCGACAAGTGCCAAAAATCGCTACTATACCCGGTATGTGAAAAATTCATTTCCTTATGAAAAAATCCAATAA
- the fghA gene encoding S-formylglutathione hydrolase, whose amino-acid sequence MNVSLELLEEHRIFGGWQQRYRHASSALNCDMTFSIYLPPTSDDIPPPVLYWLSGLTCTDENFTIKAGAQRVASELGLVLVVPDSSPRGENVTDDDSYDLGQGASFYVNAIQPPWNTHYRMYDYICQELPALIQQHFNVSDHQSISGHSMGGHGALMLALRNPGRYRSASAFAPIVNPCRTPWGRKAFTAYLGSDEQLWQQYDSCALLANSTETLPILVDQGDCDQFLADQLQPARLDDVARQQGYPLTLRTQSGYDHSYYFIASFIEDHLRFHAKYLQ is encoded by the coding sequence ATGAATGTGTCACTGGAACTTCTGGAAGAACATCGTATTTTTGGCGGCTGGCAACAGCGTTACCGTCATGCTTCATCCGCACTGAATTGCGACATGACGTTCAGCATCTACTTACCGCCGACGTCCGATGATATACCACCTCCGGTGCTGTATTGGCTGTCCGGGCTGACCTGTACGGATGAAAACTTTACTATCAAGGCCGGAGCCCAACGGGTTGCCTCGGAACTGGGTCTGGTGTTGGTGGTACCGGATAGCAGCCCGCGTGGTGAGAACGTAACAGATGATGACAGCTACGATCTTGGACAAGGTGCGAGCTTCTATGTCAATGCTATTCAGCCCCCTTGGAACACGCATTACCGGATGTATGATTATATCTGTCAGGAACTGCCAGCGCTGATTCAACAACACTTTAACGTCAGTGATCATCAGTCAATCAGCGGACATTCTATGGGGGGACACGGTGCCCTGATGTTGGCATTGCGCAACCCTGGCCGCTATCGCTCGGCGTCGGCCTTTGCCCCCATTGTCAATCCCTGTCGGACGCCATGGGGTAGAAAAGCGTTTACGGCATATCTGGGCAGTGATGAACAGTTGTGGCAACAGTATGACAGTTGTGCCCTGTTGGCAAACAGCACTGAGACCTTGCCAATACTGGTGGATCAAGGTGATTGCGACCAGTTCCTGGCTGATCAACTCCAACCTGCCCGGCTGGATGATGTAGCCCGCCAGCAGGGGTATCCACTGACGTTGCGGACACAATCCGGTTATGATCATAGCTATTATTTCATTGCCAGTTTTATTGAAGATCATCTGCGATTTCACGCTAAATACTTGCAATAA
- a CDS encoding S-(hydroxymethyl)glutathione dehydrogenase/class III alcohol dehydrogenase, with the protein MQMIKTRAAIAWGPNQPLSVEEVDLMPPQKGEVLVRIVASGVCHTDAYTLSGKDPEGVFPVILGHEGGGVVEAIGEGVISVAVGDHVIPLYTPECGECEFCRSGKTNLCQAIRATQGKGLMPDGTTRFFKDGNPIFHYMGTSTFAEHTVVAEISLAKISKEAPLEEVCLLGCGVTTGMGAVVNTAKVQPGDSVAIFGLGGIGLSAIIGARMAGAGRIIGIDVNTSKFDLARKLGATDLINPKDHDKPIQDVIIDLTEGGVDFSFECIGNVNVMRSALECCHKGWGESVIIGVAGAGEEISTRPFQLVTGRVWRGSAFGGVKGRSQLPGIVQRYLDGEFQLNDFITHTMKLEDINQAFELMHEGKSIRSVIHFD; encoded by the coding sequence ATGCAAATGATAAAAACCCGGGCCGCTATCGCCTGGGGTCCCAACCAACCGCTTTCTGTTGAAGAAGTGGATTTGATGCCGCCACAAAAAGGCGAAGTGCTGGTACGCATCGTTGCCAGCGGTGTCTGTCACACGGATGCCTACACACTTTCCGGCAAAGATCCAGAGGGCGTGTTCCCAGTAATCCTCGGACATGAAGGCGGTGGTGTTGTTGAGGCTATCGGTGAAGGCGTAATCAGTGTAGCCGTTGGCGACCACGTTATTCCGCTGTATACACCGGAATGTGGTGAATGCGAATTTTGTCGTTCCGGCAAAACCAATCTGTGTCAGGCTATTCGTGCCACGCAAGGCAAAGGTTTGATGCCGGACGGGACGACGCGTTTCTTCAAAGACGGCAACCCTATTTTCCACTATATGGGGACCTCTACCTTCGCAGAACATACGGTGGTGGCTGAAATTTCACTGGCCAAAATCAGCAAGGAAGCCCCGCTGGAGGAAGTTTGTCTGCTGGGGTGTGGTGTAACCACAGGGATGGGGGCCGTCGTAAACACGGCGAAAGTCCAGCCAGGTGACAGCGTGGCGATTTTCGGTCTCGGTGGTATTGGCCTGTCAGCGATTATCGGTGCCAGAATGGCCGGCGCCGGGCGCATTATCGGGATTGACGTCAACACCAGTAAATTCGATCTGGCCCGCAAGCTGGGTGCTACCGACCTGATTAATCCCAAAGATCATGATAAGCCAATTCAGGATGTCATTATCGACCTGACGGAAGGCGGCGTTGATTTCTCTTTTGAGTGTATCGGTAACGTTAATGTGATGCGCTCCGCACTGGAATGCTGCCACAAGGGCTGGGGTGAGTCAGTGATTATCGGCGTGGCGGGTGCTGGTGAAGAAATTTCTACCCGTCCATTCCAGTTGGTGACCGGACGTGTATGGCGCGGATCTGCTTTTGGCGGTGTTAAAGGCCGCAGCCAGCTACCCGGCATTGTGCAGCGTTATCTGGACGGTGAATTCCAGCTCAACGATTTTATTACCCATACCATGAAGCTGGAAGACATCAATCAAGCATTTGAATTAATGCATGAAGGAAAATCCATCCGCTCTGTCATCCATTTCGACTAA
- a CDS encoding LysR substrate-binding domain-containing protein has product MDLIQLRMFCLVAETSSVVRAAEQLHRVPSNLTTRLRQLEQELGEDLFIREKQRLRLSPLGHNFLCYAQRILALSDEAIAMTHTGKPAGNFALGALESLIVTPLPTLLASFHLQYPQVNLSLESGTGDELLDSVRTGLLATALVNGPVNDDALNGCAVFVEQLVLVTSLGNPTITHASQVRNRTLFSFSRGCGYRRRLEAWFRSQGIAHGNVVEVSSYSSMLACVAGGAGLAIVPRSVLGTLPVGNQVLPHELPVEMAEATTWLVWRREAFGPNVEALKKLIIEQFPH; this is encoded by the coding sequence ATGGACCTTATTCAACTGCGTATGTTTTGCCTGGTAGCAGAAACCAGCTCAGTTGTCCGTGCGGCGGAACAACTTCATCGAGTGCCATCAAACCTGACCACTCGATTACGCCAGCTTGAGCAAGAGCTGGGAGAGGATCTGTTTATCCGGGAAAAACAGCGACTGCGTCTTTCACCACTGGGGCATAATTTCCTCTGCTATGCCCAGCGCATTCTGGCACTGAGTGACGAGGCAATCGCGATGACTCACACAGGAAAACCGGCGGGTAATTTCGCGCTTGGTGCCCTGGAAAGTCTGATTGTTACACCATTGCCAACCTTATTGGCGAGCTTTCACCTACAGTATCCACAAGTCAACCTGTCACTGGAATCCGGTACTGGAGATGAATTGCTTGATAGCGTGCGTACCGGATTACTGGCCACCGCGCTGGTTAACGGTCCGGTAAATGATGACGCGCTGAATGGCTGTGCTGTTTTTGTCGAACAATTGGTACTGGTTACTTCCCTGGGGAATCCCACCATCACGCACGCCAGCCAGGTACGGAACCGTACTTTGTTTTCCTTTAGCCGCGGATGTGGATACCGACGTCGACTGGAAGCCTGGTTCCGCAGCCAGGGCATTGCGCATGGTAATGTTGTAGAAGTTTCATCCTATTCATCCATGCTGGCCTGCGTGGCTGGCGGTGCAGGTCTGGCCATCGTGCCGCGTTCCGTACTGGGCACATTACCGGTGGGGAATCAGGTATTACCGCATGAGCTACCAGTCGAAATGGCTGAAGCCACCACTTGGCTGGTATGGCGTCGGGAAGCTTTCGGCCCTAATGTAGAAGCATTGAAGAAACTGATCATTGAACAGTTCCCCCACTGA
- a CDS encoding methyl-accepting chemotaxis protein: MNFLKNITIRAMMLVILGLFLLLWGGVSLFTFSTLSDMSSLLDFSQTQGKNYSVLVKGNDQYFRSVTRMLRSVDFLQIGDTDNAQKTLDAAGIAIKNTKDALEQFKVAPHEGIEQQTIDTMISVWSALLNSGIEPMYNALKSHRIDDFHQLFRQSYPSLSVSFGVEAEKYTKIIQSDTAIEQVNRLTVFSKIILMAALALGIIILILSDRYLVNYLVKPIGMMKKHLELLTEGKLGFELEAFGRNCVGQLIPYIKQMQNSLSNTVSVIRDSSSSIFQGSSEIRLGNNDLSARTEQQAAALQETAASMEQLSSTVKLNSENVHQASKLAHEASVVAKKGGEITGEVVGTMDSITASSRKIADITSVINGIAFQTNILALNAAVEAARAGEQGRGFAVVAGEVRNLAQRSAQAAKEIEILIAESVSRVDIGSNQVKQAGDAMETIITSISHVNDLIGEIASASDEQSRGINQIGQAVNEMDGVTQQNAALVQEASSAAESLEEQARQLSEAVAVFQLGSDERRPGGKITPAVALKRPTLASTSALAIAGRKAGDNNWETF, from the coding sequence ATGAATTTTTTAAAAAACATTACCATCAGGGCAATGATGTTAGTTATCCTCGGTTTATTTCTATTACTTTGGGGGGGCGTGTCACTGTTTACCTTTTCTACACTAAGTGACATGAGCTCGTTGCTGGATTTCAGCCAAACGCAGGGAAAAAACTACTCGGTGCTGGTGAAAGGAAACGATCAGTATTTCCGATCTGTGACACGCATGCTAAGAAGCGTTGATTTTTTACAGATTGGTGATACGGATAACGCCCAAAAAACGCTGGATGCGGCGGGTATTGCGATTAAAAATACCAAAGATGCACTTGAGCAATTCAAAGTAGCTCCGCATGAGGGGATTGAACAGCAAACCATTGACACGATGATCTCAGTTTGGTCAGCGTTACTCAATTCCGGCATTGAGCCTATGTACAACGCACTAAAATCTCATCGGATAGATGATTTTCATCAGCTTTTTCGCCAATCCTACCCTTCGTTGAGTGTAAGTTTTGGCGTCGAGGCGGAAAAATACACCAAAATCATTCAGTCAGACACTGCCATCGAACAAGTGAATAGGCTAACGGTGTTCAGTAAGATCATATTAATGGCTGCGTTGGCGCTGGGTATCATTATTCTGATACTGAGTGACCGTTATCTGGTGAATTATCTGGTTAAGCCGATTGGCATGATGAAAAAGCATCTTGAGTTACTGACGGAGGGTAAACTAGGATTCGAGCTGGAAGCGTTCGGTCGCAACTGTGTCGGTCAACTGATCCCTTATATCAAGCAAATGCAGAATAGCCTGAGTAATACCGTTTCGGTTATTCGAGACAGCTCTTCCTCTATTTTTCAAGGGTCTAGTGAAATTCGGCTGGGGAATAACGATCTTTCTGCTCGCACTGAACAACAGGCAGCCGCGTTACAGGAAACCGCAGCCAGCATGGAGCAACTCAGTTCCACAGTGAAACTGAATTCGGAAAACGTTCACCAGGCCAGCAAGCTGGCGCACGAAGCTTCGGTCGTTGCAAAAAAAGGGGGAGAAATCACTGGTGAAGTGGTGGGAACCATGGACAGCATTACGGCCAGTTCACGCAAGATTGCCGATATCACCAGTGTTATCAACGGTATTGCATTTCAGACCAATATTCTGGCACTGAATGCGGCAGTAGAAGCGGCGCGTGCCGGGGAGCAGGGCCGTGGTTTTGCTGTTGTCGCCGGCGAGGTGCGTAATCTGGCCCAGCGTAGCGCCCAGGCAGCAAAAGAAATTGAAATTTTGATCGCGGAGTCAGTCTCTCGCGTGGATATCGGTTCCAACCAGGTGAAACAGGCGGGTGACGCGATGGAAACCATCATTACATCCATCAGCCATGTTAATGATCTGATTGGAGAAATTGCCTCCGCCTCTGATGAGCAGAGCCGCGGTATCAACCAGATTGGTCAGGCAGTCAATGAGATGGATGGTGTTACCCAGCAAAATGCGGCGCTGGTGCAGGAAGCGTCGTCAGCTGCGGAGTCTTTGGAAGAACAAGCCCGCCAATTGTCTGAAGCAGTAGCTGTGTTCCAACTGGGCAGCGATGAACGACGCCCTGGCGGGAAGATTACCCCCGCCGTTGCGCTAAAACGCCCGACACTTGCATCGACATCTGCATTGGCTATCGCAGGTCGTAAAGCGGGTGACAATAACTGGGAAACATTCTGA
- the folE gene encoding GTP cyclohydrolase I FolE — MASPLTKEAVLVHEALMARGLETPLRGEMLDRDIRKRRIAEHMTEIMNLLSLDLEDDSLAETPDRIAKMYVDEIFAGLDYSNFPKITIIENKMKVDEMVTVRDITLTSTCEHHFVTIDGKATVAYIPKDGVIGLSKINRIVQFFSQRPQVQERLTQQILIALQALLGTNNVAVSIDAVHYCVKARGIRDATSATTTTSLGGLFKSSQNTRQEFLRAVRHHN, encoded by the coding sequence ATGGCATCACCGTTAACAAAAGAAGCTGTCTTGGTGCATGAAGCATTGATGGCGCGTGGGTTGGAAACCCCATTGCGTGGCGAAATGTTGGATCGGGATATCCGTAAACGTCGCATTGCGGAACATATGACGGAAATCATGAACCTGCTCAGTCTTGATCTGGAGGACGATAGCCTTGCCGAGACGCCAGATCGCATCGCCAAAATGTATGTGGATGAAATATTCGCTGGTCTGGATTACAGCAACTTCCCGAAAATTACCATTATCGAAAACAAGATGAAGGTGGATGAGATGGTCACGGTGCGTGATATCACGCTGACCAGTACCTGTGAGCACCATTTCGTTACTATCGATGGTAAAGCGACAGTCGCCTATATCCCCAAAGATGGCGTGATTGGATTGTCGAAAATTAACCGTATCGTACAATTCTTCTCGCAGCGCCCACAGGTGCAGGAACGGCTGACGCAACAGATTCTGATTGCGCTACAGGCTTTGTTGGGCACCAATAATGTGGCGGTATCCATTGATGCAGTACATTACTGTGTGAAAGCCCGTGGCATTCGTGATGCGACCAGTGCGACCACGACGACATCGCTGGGGGGATTATTCAAGTCCAGCCAGAATACTCGTCAGGAATTTTTACGCGCGGTGCGTCATCATAATTAA